Proteins from a genomic interval of Natator depressus isolate rNatDep1 chromosome 20, rNatDep2.hap1, whole genome shotgun sequence:
- the LOC141975269 gene encoding protein maestro-like, whose product MSDPMLREKKFLKPVLHILEEKSHDRNSIVRQMAVRGLGNLVYGAPEKVKKHKKFLLVILIRALSDPFSSEVIGESMKAVAKVLKELKEKDIGSSFRDLTQQIRTYFDNVCDQNSPPQFNRS is encoded by the exons atgagtgatcccatgctcagggagaagaagttccttaagccagtcttacacatcttggaagaaaagtcccatgataggaacagcattgtccggcagatggctgtaagaggcctgggaaatttagtctatggggcgcctgagaag gtgaaaaagcacaagaagtttcttttggtcatactgatcagggccttaagtgaccctttcagttctgaagtcattggcgagagcatgaaagcagtggccaaagtcctgaaggagctgaaagagaaggacataggttcttccttcagagacctcacccaacagatccggacctactttgacaacgtatgtgaccagaactctccaccccagttcaaccgatcttga